TCGACGGCCTGGTGCAGGGGGGCGAGGTCCTCGTCCTCAGCGCCGGCGAATACGTCAACACCTGTCTGCAGTACGCGCAGGGCCGCCCGCTCGGATCGTTCCAGATCGAATTCTCCGACGACACGCGCGCCTGGGTGTCGCGCGTCCTGGCCGCGGTGCGGATCGAGGACGGCAGTTTCCATCTCGAAGCGATCGTCCATGAGGGGGAGCTGGTCTTCCTCGAGGTCGGCAACCGGGTCGGGGGAGCCGACGTGGTGGCCACCGTCGAACTGGCCACCGGAGTCCACCTTCCCTCGTACGAGCTGCGTGCCCTGCTGGGCGAGCCCGTCGCCGAAACGCTTCCCGAGCCCCCGGCCGGCCGGCGCCGGTACGGCTGGTTCGTCTACCCCGGCCACCACCTGGCCGGGCAGGAGTACCGGGGTCTCGACGGGGCGGCGACGTTCCGCGGCAGCCCTTCCGCGGTCGCCTGGAACGAACTGCCCTCCGGTGCGCCGCTGCCCGGCCACATCACCTACCAGACCGGGGAGACGGTGCTCACCGGGATCGTCACGGGCGACACCCCGCAGGCCGTCCGGGACTGGATCACCGGCCTGTTCGACTCGCTCTCGGTCCGCACCCGCCCGGCCGCCCCGGCGGCGTCGGACCGGGTCCTGGTACCAGGACCCGGCGCGGGGGAGAGGCCCGGCCTCTCCCCGGCGGCCGCCACCGCGGCCCCCCGCTCCCCGATGAACGGACCCCGCCCATGACCGCTCTGAGCGACCTCGCGGACCGGTATGTGGAAGAACTCGCCGGGCTGGACCCGTGCCTGGCCTCGGCGATGGGCGTCGCCGGGCAGGAGGAGCGGCTCACCGACTTCGGCCCGCAGGCCACGTGGGAACGGGCGGAGCTGGCCCGCCGTACGGCGAAGGCGGTCGAGGCCGCACCGGTCGAGGGGGACGCCGAACGGGTCGCGGCGGCGGTCCTCGGTGAGCGGCTCGACACGGAGGTGGCGCTTGCCGACGCGGACGCGTACGCCACGCTGCTGGACACCCTCGACGGGCCGGTCCAGCGGATCCGGCAGGCTGTGGGACTGCTCGACCAGGGCTCCGAGACCCCGTGGGACGCGCTGCTGGCGCGGCTGCGGGCCGTCCCGGACACCCTGGCCGGGCTGCGCGAGAGCCTGGAGGCCGCGCGACGCGGCGGGCGGGTCGCACCGTACCGCCAGGTGGTCCGCAACGCCCGGGACTGCCGGGACACGCGGCCGTACCTGGCGGGGCTGCCGGCCGGGTCCGGCGACGGTGTGCTGCGGGGCGCCCTGGAGCAGGCGGTGGCCGACGCGAACCGGGCGCTGACGTGGTTCGCCGGGTACCTGACGGAGGAACTCGCGCCGGTGGCCCCTGAGACGGACGCGCTGGGTGAGGACCGCTATCAGCTGGGGGTACGGGAGTTCCTCGGCCTCCGGCTGGACCTGCGGGAGACCTACGCATGGGGCTGGGAGGAACTGAGCCGGATCCAGCGGGACATGGCCGAGACCGCGGCGCGGATCGCGCCGGGCGAACCGGTCCCGGCCGTGCTGGCGGCACTCGACAAGGACCTCCGGTACCAGATCAAGGGCGCGGCGGCGTTCCGCGACTGGCTGCAGGAGCTCGCCGACGGAGCCGTCGCCGCCCTCGACGGGACGCACTTCGCGGTCCCGGAGGCCCTGCGGCGCATCGACTGCCGGATCTCCCCCAGCGAGGGGCCGGCCGTCTACCTGGCGCCCAGCGAGGACCTGTCGCGCCCCGGGACGATCTGGTGGACCCGGACCGCCCCGGACGCGCTGATCCCGACGTGGACGGTGCCGGGCACGATGTTCCACGAAGGCGTCCCGGGCCACCACCTGCAGCTGGGCACGACGACCCTGAACACGACCACTCTCAACCGGTTCCAGCGGCTGGCGTGCGAACTGCACCCGGGGCACTGCGAAGGGTGGGGCCTGTACGCCGAGCGGCTGATGGACGAGCTGGGACACTTCGCCGACCCCGCGCACCGGCTGGGCATGCTGGCCACCGGTCAGCTGCTGCGCGCCGCGCGGATCGTCCTCGACATCGGACTGCACCTGCGGCTGCCCGTCCCCGCGGGCACCGGGTTTTACGAGGGGGAGCGGTGGACCCCGGAACTGGGCCGCGCGTTCCTCGTCGAGCACTGCGGACTCGGTCCGGCGGGGTTCATCGACTTCGAGATCGACCGGTACCTGGGACGCCCCGGGCAGGCCCTCGCCTACAAGCTGGGGGAGAAGGTGTGGCTGGAGTCGCGGGACGAGGCCCGCCGCCGCGACGGTACCGGCTTCGACCTCAAGCGGTTCCACCAGCAGGCCCTGGACCTGGGGCCGATGGGCCTGGGCCTGCTGCGCGCCGAGCTGACGCGTGCGGACCGTGCCGGCTGATGGCAGGAGACCTGGACAGGGCGGACACGGACGGAGCACACCACATGGTGAGGGAGCGGGCGAGCGGATGATCACGGTATCGGGGCACGCCGACCTGACCCCGGACACGTGGGAACTGGTCCGGGACGAGCTGCGGAGGTGCCTGAGGGAGATGCCTGCGGACATGACCGGACTCGTGCGCGCCGGCGCCGGACTGCCGTTGGAGTTCGGACGGAGGGTGCGTGAGGCGGGGCAGCGCCTGGTGGTGCTTGTCCCGGAGCGGTCAGGGACCTTCGCGGGAGCTCTGCCCCGGGAGCGGGAGGCGCACCGGGAGCTGCTGGCGCTGGCCGAAGGGATACGGATGCTGCCCTTCGACCCGCTGGACCGGGACGCCTGTGTGAGCGCGGACGAACAACTCGTCAGCGACTGCGGCAGGCTGCTGGCGGTCTGGGACGGCTCCCCGTCCAGCGGCCGGGACGCCACCGCCCACATGGTGGCGTACGCCCGCGCCCGCGGTATCCCGGTGGAGATCGTCTGGCCCCCGGGCGCGGCCCGCGAACCGGCCGGTCCCGCGCTGTCGCTCCGGGCGCGCGGGCGCGGGCGCTGACGGCCGCCTCACGGGTTCGGGCCGGTCTTCCGCACATGGGCGGAGTCGGCTGTGAGGGGGGTCCCGTCGGCCCCGGCCGGCGCGAGGTCCGGGACGCGGACGCCCTCCCCGTCGACCAGGACGGAGTGGGGCTCGCCGGGCTCGAAGGCGTGGCGCTCCCCCCACTGGCGCAGGGCCAGGAGTACGGGGAAGAGGTCGCGGCCGCTGTCGGTGAGCACGTACTCCAGACGGCGGCCCGTGGACGCGGTCCGCTGGGCGAGGAGCCCGTGAGCACTGAGCTTCCGGAGGCGGTCGCTGAGGATGTTGCGGGCGATGCCGGTACGTCGCTGGAACTCGGTGAAGGTACGGGCACCGTCCATCGCGTCCCGGACGACCAGGAGGCTCCAGCGGTCGCCGACAAGGTCGAGGGTACGGGCGACGGGGCAGTCGGGATCGGTCCAGGCATGGTTCCGGGCGCCGGTGGAGGAGCGCGGCATGACACCTCCTGAATGAGTTGCAGATTGAGACCATCATGCCCTACCGTCAAATTAGTTTCACTTTGCTACTCATTTTTCGATTGGAGTGCGATGGACGTCTGGCGACGGTTACTGCTCGCGGTCGTGTGCGGTGTCGCGGTGGCGAGCGTTTACGCCGCGCAGCCGGTGCTCGCGCCGATGGGGGACAGCCTCGGCATCTCGGAGGGGCAGCTGGGATGGATCGTCTCGGTCGGCCAGTTCGGCTATCTGGCCGGTCTGGTGCTGCTGGTCCCGCTCGGCGACATGGTGGCCAACAGGCGACGCCTCATCGCGGGCCACCTCGTGGTCACCGCGGTCGGCCTGCTTCTGACCTCCCTGGCCTCGGCCGCCTGGATGGCCTTCGCGGGACTCGCGCTGGCCGGGATGTTCGCGGTCGTGGTGCAGACCACGGTGGCCTACGTGGCATCGGCCTCGCCCCCCGCCGAGCGTGGGCGGAACATCGGGGTCGTGACCTCCGGCGTGGTGACGGGCATCCTCGGCGCGCGGATCGTCACCGGCGTGCTCGCCGAGCAGTGGGGCTGGCGGAGCATCTACGCGGTGCTCGGCGTGCTGGCACTCGGACTTGCCGCCCTCGTCCTGCGCGCCCTGCCCCCGGAAGTGCGTTCCCACCGGCCCGCGGGGTACCGGCAGGTCGTCCTCGGGCTCTGCGCGCTGTTCGGGGAGCGGCTCTTCCTGACGCGCGGCCTCATCGCGTTCTTCCTGTTCGCGTCCTTCGGAACGCTGTGGAGCGGGCTCTCGCTGCCGCTGGCGGACGAGCCGTGGCATTTCAGCGAGAGCCAGATCGGCATGTTCGGTATCGCCGGACTCGCGGGCGCGCTGGGCGCGGCACGCGCGGGGCGCTGGGCGGACGCGGGGCGGGCGGTCCCGATGGCGGGCTTCGCGCTGGCCCTGCTCGCCGTCTCCTGGGCCGCGACCGCCCAGCTGCCCTGGTCCCTGTGGCTGCTCATCGTCGGCGTCGTGGTGCTCGACTTCGCGGTCCAGGTCGTGCACGTGAGCAACCAGCACATGCTCACCAGTGCGCACACGGAGCGCGCCAGCAGCGTCATCGGCGGCTACATGGTCTTCTACTCCCTCGGCTCCGCCCTCGGCGCGGCCGCCACCACCTCGGTCTTCACCTCCTACGGATGGGCCGGCTCCAGCATCCTCGGAGCCGGATTCGCGGCCTGCGCCCTGAGCGTCTGGGCGGCCGGCCGGGGCCGGTCCTCCGGCGTGCCCGGGGCCCTGCCCGGGGCGGCGGGAACCCGCGGCCAGGAGGAGAGGCAGAAGGCGGAAACCGCCTGAGGGCTGTTCTGCCGAGGGGTGGTCCGGGAGCCCAGAGTGCTCTCGGACCACCCCTGCCCGGAAACCGGGATTCCCGGCGCTCCGAAAACCGCTGGGAGACAGTCCCGAGGTTTATCCGAAACAAATCCGGCCAGTTGGGAACTTTATGTTTTCGATGGGCCGCCTTGACACCCGGAAATAAGCTGCTTAATCTCATCCGGGAACTGTGAAGATTGTCTGGTGGATAAAACTGCGAAACGCAGTTTCTGTCTGCGCCTCGTGAAATGCAAGAAATTCCGGACACGCATTGAGGAGTAATGGTGGATCTCTCGTACACCGCAGGCCCGGCAAGCATCGGCATCGAAGAGGCCTCGCACGGCGAGGCCGGCCCTCGGCCCTTCGACCCGAATGACTGGAATTCCGTCCGCGCGCAGTTCCTTCTCTCGCCCGACCTGGCGCACCTCTCGAATTTCTACCTGGCTTCCAATCCGAAGCCTGTCCGTGACGCCATCACGAAGTACCGGAAGGCATTCGACGAGGACCCGCACAGCTTCCTCGACGACAATATGTTCGGCCGGGAGGAGGACATGCTGTGGCGCACCGTGTGCGCCGAGGCCGCCGAATACGTCGGTGGCCGGGCCGACGAGATCGCCCTCACCACCAGCACCACCATGGGGCTGGCGCTGACCTACAACGGCCTGCGGCTGAAACCCGGCCAGGAGATCCTGACCACCACGCACGAGTTCTACCCGCATCACGAGGCGATCCGCCTGGCCACCGAGAGGTGGGGTGCGACCATGCGCGCCATCTCGCTCTACGAGTCGTCGTCCGACTTCTCCGTCGACGAAGCCGTCGCCCGCATCCGTGCTGCGATCCGCCCCGAAACCCGCGTCTTCGGCGTCGCCTGGGTCCACTCCAACACCGGCGTCCGCCTGCCGATCACCAGGGTCGCGGACGTCATCGCGGATCTGAACCGCGACCGGGACGAGGAGGACCGCGTGCTGCTCGTGGTCGACGGGGTGCACGGCTTCGGCGTGGCGGACGAGGACGTCGCGAGCATGGGCTGCGACTTCTTCTCCGCGGGCACCCACAAGTGGATCCTCGGACCGCGCGGTACGGGGATCATGTGGGCGAAGCCGGAGAACTGGGCACTCCTCCAGCCGACGATCCCCAGCCTGATGAGCAAGGAGACCTCCGCGGCCTGGCGGCAGGACCGCCGGCCGGCCGGACCCACCGAGGCCGCGTGGATCAGCCCGGGCGGATTCGCCGGGTACGAGCACCAGTGGGCCACCGCCGAAGCGTTCCGCTTCGTCCGCCGGATCGGGCGCAAGCGGATCCAGGACCGGATCGCGGAACTCAACAGCCGGATCAAGGAAGGCCTGGCCGAGATGGGCCACGTCACGCTGCACACCCCGCTCGACCCCGAAGTGTCCGCGGGGATCGTCACCTTCGATGTCGAGGGCTACGAACCGCGGAATGTCGCGAAGATCCTCCGCGAGAACCGTGTCATCGCCAACGCCACGCCGTACGGCGTTCCCCGCGTCCGCCTGTCGGCAGGCATCGTCAACTCCCCGGAGGACGTCGACCTGGCCCTGAAGGTCATCCGGTCCCTCAAGGGCGCATGAATCCCGCCTCGAACCCTCGTGAGGGGCCGCCGACCGAGTCGGCGGCCCCTCACGCGTTGCGCGGGCCGGCGGCCCGGGCGGCCCGGACGCGGTCCTCGGCCCGTGCCCGGAGCCGGTGACGGAGCTCGGACCCGGTGACCGGCCGGCCGGGGGCGCCGGTCGCGAAGCAGGTGATCCGCACGCCGTCCGCGTCCGTGGTCCTCGGCCGGGCGCCTGGTGGACCGCCGGCCGAGCAGGGGTGCCGACCGGCGGACGGCGCACCCGGGGGAGTACCCGCGCGCTCGACCGCGGAGATCCCCCGCACCACACGGCGGCACACCATCGCACCCCGCGGGCTACGGCCGGTGTCCACCGCGGGATGACGGTTCCGGGCCGCCGATTCCCTCGTGCCAGGACCCGAGTGCGCCCCCTCGGCTGCGAGGTCCCGGCACCGCACCGCCTCATCCGGGGCACCGGGTCACAGCCGCTGCGACAAGCGCGACAGCGCTCTGACGGACCGGTGACGGTGTCTTGGACAGGTGCCCCGCCCAGGAGGTGCCCCCTTGCTCCGGACCGGCTTCGGCGGCACGTGCCGCTACCCGGTCCGGAACGGAACGGATGAGCGCGTACCCCGTCCGCGCTGCGACCGGTGACCCGGCCCGGACCGGCTGCGGTGGGGGAGAGGACGGGGCAGGGGAGGGCCTCTGCCGTCTGCGGCACCGGCGCAAGGCGCGGCTGGACGAGACGGGCGGCGTTCCGCGGATGGCCGCCGAGGGCCGGACGGGCATGAGCTGCCGGGAGCGGAGGGCATGTACAGAGGGGTGGCGCTTGCCATGGAGGAGCGGATTGTGGGGTATCTCCAGGGCG
This DNA window, taken from Streptomyces nitrosporeus, encodes the following:
- a CDS encoding ATP-grasp domain-containing protein, giving the protein MKILVLHRVPYFKIEYHRGFSHDLHEVTYFGTDQALETLPPGLRCERVSRPGTRPVFEEAREWLAHRPRDFDRIISVSEYELLDCARLREHLGVPGALPAQVVLARDKVLMKQAVEDAGLRVPRFLPLPRFLAPDGPAHWRGRTVLKPHRGASSEDVLVFDTPARAAAAVREGRTGIARLDAGNEWEDYQVEEFVSGPIRHFDGLVQGGEVLVLSAGEYVNTCLQYAQGRPLGSFQIEFSDDTRAWVSRVLAAVRIEDGSFHLEAIVHEGELVFLEVGNRVGGADVVATVELATGVHLPSYELRALLGEPVAETLPEPPAGRRRYGWFVYPGHHLAGQEYRGLDGAATFRGSPSAVAWNELPSGAPLPGHITYQTGETVLTGIVTGDTPQAVRDWITGLFDSLSVRTRPAAPAASDRVLVPGPGAGERPGLSPAAATAAPRSPMNGPRP
- a CDS encoding DUF885 domain-containing protein — encoded protein: MTALSDLADRYVEELAGLDPCLASAMGVAGQEERLTDFGPQATWERAELARRTAKAVEAAPVEGDAERVAAAVLGERLDTEVALADADAYATLLDTLDGPVQRIRQAVGLLDQGSETPWDALLARLRAVPDTLAGLRESLEAARRGGRVAPYRQVVRNARDCRDTRPYLAGLPAGSGDGVLRGALEQAVADANRALTWFAGYLTEELAPVAPETDALGEDRYQLGVREFLGLRLDLRETYAWGWEELSRIQRDMAETAARIAPGEPVPAVLAALDKDLRYQIKGAAAFRDWLQELADGAVAALDGTHFAVPEALRRIDCRISPSEGPAVYLAPSEDLSRPGTIWWTRTAPDALIPTWTVPGTMFHEGVPGHHLQLGTTTLNTTTLNRFQRLACELHPGHCEGWGLYAERLMDELGHFADPAHRLGMLATGQLLRAARIVLDIGLHLRLPVPAGTGFYEGERWTPELGRAFLVEHCGLGPAGFIDFEIDRYLGRPGQALAYKLGEKVWLESRDEARRRDGTGFDLKRFHQQALDLGPMGLGLLRAELTRADRAG
- a CDS encoding winged helix-turn-helix transcriptional regulator, whose translation is MPRSSTGARNHAWTDPDCPVARTLDLVGDRWSLLVVRDAMDGARTFTEFQRRTGIARNILSDRLRKLSAHGLLAQRTASTGRRLEYVLTDSGRDLFPVLLALRQWGERHAFEPGEPHSVLVDGEGVRVPDLAPAGADGTPLTADSAHVRKTGPNP
- a CDS encoding MFS transporter, whose protein sequence is MDVWRRLLLAVVCGVAVASVYAAQPVLAPMGDSLGISEGQLGWIVSVGQFGYLAGLVLLVPLGDMVANRRRLIAGHLVVTAVGLLLTSLASAAWMAFAGLALAGMFAVVVQTTVAYVASASPPAERGRNIGVVTSGVVTGILGARIVTGVLAEQWGWRSIYAVLGVLALGLAALVLRALPPEVRSHRPAGYRQVVLGLCALFGERLFLTRGLIAFFLFASFGTLWSGLSLPLADEPWHFSESQIGMFGIAGLAGALGAARAGRWADAGRAVPMAGFALALLAVSWAATAQLPWSLWLLIVGVVVLDFAVQVVHVSNQHMLTSAHTERASSVIGGYMVFYSLGSALGAAATTSVFTSYGWAGSSILGAGFAACALSVWAAGRGRSSGVPGALPGAAGTRGQEERQKAETA
- a CDS encoding aminotransferase class V-fold PLP-dependent enzyme translates to MVDLSYTAGPASIGIEEASHGEAGPRPFDPNDWNSVRAQFLLSPDLAHLSNFYLASNPKPVRDAITKYRKAFDEDPHSFLDDNMFGREEDMLWRTVCAEAAEYVGGRADEIALTTSTTMGLALTYNGLRLKPGQEILTTTHEFYPHHEAIRLATERWGATMRAISLYESSSDFSVDEAVARIRAAIRPETRVFGVAWVHSNTGVRLPITRVADVIADLNRDRDEEDRVLLVVDGVHGFGVADEDVASMGCDFFSAGTHKWILGPRGTGIMWAKPENWALLQPTIPSLMSKETSAAWRQDRRPAGPTEAAWISPGGFAGYEHQWATAEAFRFVRRIGRKRIQDRIAELNSRIKEGLAEMGHVTLHTPLDPEVSAGIVTFDVEGYEPRNVAKILRENRVIANATPYGVPRVRLSAGIVNSPEDVDLALKVIRSLKGA